TGGGACGTGCACACCACTAAACCCTGGATGAATGTAGTAGCACCTTTTGCACGACCCATATTTGCCCATGCACATGACGTGGTAATGCGATGGGGCGAAGAGGGCCTTAAGAAGCTTGTGAAGCAACAACGGTAAGCTTCCTATATATAGTGATCTAGCCGATATAAAAAGCAGCCCCGAAGGGCTGCCTTTTTAGTGACAGAAGACTACTTACACTGTAGTACTGCGACCACCACGGAAGGCCTTCACAATCATGAGGAGGATAACGGCACCGAGAACAGCTACGATCAGGCTCATGAGGTTGAAACCATCAACGTCTGGGCCACCAAAGGCACGCATAATGAATCCGCCAATGAATGCGCCAACGATACCAACGATGATGTTTGCAAGGGCACCCTGTTCAGCATCGGTCTTCATGATAAGTGAAGCAATCCAGCCAGCTAGTGCACCAAACAGGAGCCAAAGAATGAAGTTAATCATGATACTACTCGTTATGCTTATAAATCCTGAATGCCGACAGAATCAACCGTCGATATCCAGCTCGTGAACATCTCTACGAGCAAGGTTCAGGAGCGCCGAAATACCCCAGCCTATTAGTGCATCGACAATAATGGCCACAACGGTCTCGGTTTCAAAGCGGGACACACCGTAGGTGGTGTCATACCCGAACAGACCCTGGAACGGTCCAACAAGAGGAGCCGTAAGGCTGTAAATGAAATCGGCGAACGCATTGGTGCGATTAGCGCCCAGGAGTGAGAGGACAAACCGGAGGAGAAGGAGCCCGGTTATCGCACTCACAATGTAATAGATGACCATTTGAGCCTTATCGACTCCATGGTCTGGAGACCTCTCGGAAACAGACATAGTATGCACGCGAGTGCCACCATGAATCTGATCATGCTGCTGAACTTGACGTACATAGTTGGCCATAGGAACCTCCCTGTTACGCTAGTTAGTAGTGGCAGTATAACTCTCAGGGCAGATTTGACAACCCCTAGGGGTTACTTTGTTTTTTCTTATAACTATTTTTTATGCTTCCAGAGCCATTTTTCGTTTTTAGTTTTTGCTACTTTAAAAATAAAAAATCCGGGCCCTAGCCCGGATTTTCTTGTAAGGTACACCCTAGCGAGAGCCCCCTTCGTTGCCACCTTCAGACATGCGGCGACGACTTTCTTGAGCGATATTCCGCTGGCTGCTCGCCTTGCTCGCATTGTTACGAGCACGGGCAAGGCCACCTAAGCGACCAGCTTCTACGTGCTGCTGACGGTTACCGAAGTTGCCCCGGCCCCTGCTTTCGTTGCGATTTGCCATAATTCCTCCTGATGAGTAACAGTTATTGGTGGATAAATAGCTCTGCTAATACTTCGTTGGAAACATGCCGCGGAGCGTCGACCTCACTCGTAACGGGACGATACTCCAGCGAGTGGAAATGGTCAATGCTTGAGGCCTACTCTCGTCATTAGCCCATCCGAGTTATAAGCTTAGGAGCGGCTTTTTGAGATAATTACATAAAATATTTAGCTCTTAGAGCCAGTAAAGACGATCTTATACCAAACAAGGCCCACGGGCGTGAGCCTTGCATTACATTCGGAATACACTATTCAGAGGGCTGCTGGACGCGCAAATCTTCCTGCTTTAAATCCGGCTCTTTGTCGTAAACGGAGGAAAGCAAAACGTCCAAAACACCAGCTTGACGAGCTCTATCCACTGCCTCATTGGTAATGAGATCCCCCGTATTGAGGATAACTTCATCATGAGTATCGAAAATAACACGGTTCGTAGGCTTCCCTAAGGCAGCCTTTATCTTGCCTTCTTCAACTTTTGATTCGGCCTGATCCTTCAGCTCCCCCGCCTTCTCCTTCACCTGGTCCCACATAGTGCCTAAAGCATCTTTGGCTTCACCTACCTTCTCCTTGGTCTCAGGGGAAGTCACGGACTCCTTAGCATTTTCATAAGTACCCGTGAGGCTTTGGCGCCCTTCTTCTGCCTTCTCTTTAACGGTGGCAGCCAGGCTCTGACCCTTTTCTGCCACACTGTCTTTCAGTTCAGCCGCCTTATCGCCGGCCTCTTGTGCTGCGCCCTTAATGCCACCATTCTGCTCCCGCACCAGCTGCTCTGTCTCATTAGGGACAAAGAGAACATCATCGCCCACTTTTATAACCTCGGGCGCCGGGACGAAAGGCTGTCCTTTGTACACATCTGCAAAGATGCCTCCCGTCACCAGGTAACCCTCCACCCGCCCGCTCACCTCCTCAATGCAGAGGTCAGCTATTTTGCCCAAGTCCTTCCCCTCTTCTGTAAGGATTTGCTTCCCCTTTACCGCATGCTTCTTATTCACGGCCTCAGAGACTACAGGGTCAGAATCCGCCTGGATCACGACGCTTTGCGAGGGAACAATAATGGCATCGTCACCAATTGATTTAAGGTCTTCGAAGCGAACGACCTTTGCCTGTCCAAACCATCCTCCCTCATCTACGAGAAGTGCCAGGACAACGTTGCGCTGGTCATCATAAATGAGGTCGTTTACATCTTGGAACCGCTCGCCGGTATCGTATGATACAACCGGTTGACCAATAATCTTGCTGGCATATTTCATACTGTCTCCTTATGGTTAAGTACTACTAAAACCGCGCCTATTGCCCTACTTGGGACGTAACCTCGGCCTTGCTCGCATCTAAGTAGACGCCAAAGTCCTTGGCCGCCGCAGCTTCTTCCGCACTGAGCAACCACTGCCTCTGGATTTCTTCCACCGAAGGCATCTCTTTAATGACACCGGTGAGATTTACCGTCTGACCGGCGTTAATGGCGACTTGCTGCTCGGTAGTACCTTCATCCAGCGAAGGGGTAAGGAGAACGTACAACTGTTCGGCGTCCAATGTTCCCACTGAGAATGTTCGGTCACCCGTCACCCGCTTCACGGGTGCATTCTGAAACTCTGCTTTCTGGCCCCGGAAGGCCAAAACGTCTGTGCTCTGCAGAAGCCCGGATAAGTCAGTAACAGATTCTAATGTTGGGGAGGGCGAGGCGGTAACGGTGACCCCGTCAGGAGAAGCATCCGCACTGTCCTTGTTCTTCTCGTACGCCAAATAACCCGCAAGAGCGAGGGCAGCAAGAAGCACTAAGAGGGCTAGTGGAAGCAGTTTTGCTAATGGGGATTCGCCTTCAAATCGCTGGGACATGGGGATCCTTTCGCCTTACTGCTAAGTGCAATAACCTTTACTGCAGAAGGGCCCAAAAGTCAACCAGCCGGGAAGCTCTCTTTCTTTTCAAAAACAGCAATTATCGCTCTAGAAGTCTACTTTTTTATGAAGTTTGTTAAGGCTTTTCTTCGCCCCAGAACTGCTCAGTTTTTATCTCTTCCGGCAAGAAATCTTCATCTCCGTACATTTCGTAGCCTTCGCCATAGCCTAGCGACTCCATGAGCTTAGTAGGGGCGTTCCTCAGCTTCAGGGGGACTGGAATGGCACCAGTAGCGCGGACTGTCTTTTGTGCTGCGCGCAGCGCATCATAGGCGCGACGGTCTTTTTTCGCCAAGGCCAAATACACAACCCCATGTGACAAATTTATTGCCGCTTCCGGCAGGCCAATCACCTCTACCGCTCGAAAGACTTCGTTTGCCACTACCAGGGCGGTAGGCTGGGCAATCCCTACGTCTTCAGACGCAAAGATAATCATTCGGCGTGCGATGAATTTAGGGTCTTCCCCTGCCTCTAACATGCGCGCCAAGTAATATACTGCCGCGTTGGCGTTGCCCGCTCTCATGCTTTTTATGAAAGCTGAGATGGTGTTGTAGTGCTCGTCCCCCTTCTTGTCATAACGCAACTTCACTTGCCCCGCCTGCGTGACCGTTTCCTTAGTCACTTTTCCATAAAGGGAGTGTGCCGCTTCCATGAGGCCTATGAGCTGACGGGCATCGCCACTGGTGAGCTGGCTCAACCAAGTAGTTGTCTGCTTATCCACAGCCATACCGGTACGCTTAATGAGCTCCTGCATATCTTCCGTGGTAAGGGGGTCTAAGACAAAAACCCTGCAACGGGAAAGGAGTGCACCAATTATTTCAAAGCTAGGGTTCTCGGTAGTTGCCCCAATAAGGATGAGTGTCCCGTTCTCAACGTAGGGAAGCAGGAAATCTTGTTGCGCTTTATTGAAACGATGGATCTCATCCAGGAAAAGCACCGTTGGCCGGTCGCTCAAGCGCGCAGCCTCTATTACTTTCCGCACATCGTCCTTCCCCGCTGAAACTGCTGACAACTCGTGGAGCTTGGCATGGAGTGATTTGGCATATATGCGCGCCAAGGTCGTCTTACCGACTCCCGGAGGACCCCACAGCACAAAGGACATAGGGCGCCGCTGCTCCAGCGCCACCCGCAAGGGCTTGCCCGGCCCAATGAGATGTTGCTGCCCCACCACCTCATCAAGAGACTGTGGACGGAGGGTGCTGGCCAAAGGCTGCACACTCGTCTCATACAGGGGAAGCGAGCTGTTCTGTTCGGTCTTTTTTCGGGTCATACTGCTAGTCTAGCATCAGGCAAAAAGATGACAAGCAAAAAGGCCCCTCAGGGGGCCTCTTCACTGACGCGGATACCCTACATATCCTCGTCGTTCATTCGTGCTGTTTCTCGCTCAGTGTCAGTTGTACTCCGGGTTTCAGCCTTCGAGGTTCCGTCATCGTTCGCCCACTGCTCAGTATCCGCTGCACCACCCTGTCCCCACATACTCTCTGGATAAAGATCTTCGTCCTGATCGTCAAAGTTCAGGTTCTTTTGGATGTCGCTTGCCATGGTTCCTCCGTGGTTAGAATATGGTGTGATTACCACTCCTTCTAAAACTCATTTGGAAAGACACGTGAGCGTCGACCTCACTCGTAGTGGGAACATACATCTCTCTCTACTTTCTTTCAAGCAAAACAAAGAGCGACCCCCTGAGGAAGTCGCTCGTATAAGAACATCTTGTTTCTTATTTGCCGGTCATGTGCCCTAGAAGGACTACTAATCCACTGTCCAACTCCTCAGCCCAAGCATAGCCATATCCACCGTAGTACTTATTAAGGATGACCGTACCGTCGGCAGGCGCATACACCGGTGCACCGTACGCGGCGGCAATATCCATGCCCATGTGGGACGCTCCGCCATACATGGTAGAGTTGGCGGTTTCGCCAAAGTACTGGGTAATGACAAAACTCTTCAGAGGCCAGGACAAGGTACCGTTCTGTACATATGGCAGCGGGTTGACCGCAACGTTGTTCCTTCGTGCCTCAAAGTGCACGTGAGGACCCGTGGAGTTACCCGTACTTCCTTCATGGCCCACTAGGGTTCCCCGCTTTACCCTCAGGCCGGCAGACTGTGCCCCTAGCGTGGCAGCGGTACCAGATTTTTTGGCAGCCGCCGCAGCCCGGGCACGGGCAGCAATGATGGCCGCAAGTTCTGCCGAGATTTGCTGTTCAACCTTGTTTTGTTCTGCACGCGCCTGGCGCGCCTTGGCCTCGAGCGCTTCTTCAGCAGATTCAGCATTCTCCTTGAGCTGGGCTTGCTGGTCTTGGACAACCGCTAAACCACGTACCTGCTCCGCTTGCTGGTTTTGGTACCCAATTAATTCTTCTTTGTGACGTGCAAGTTCAGACCGGGCCGCAGCCACGGCAATCTGAGTCTCCTTAGTCTTGGCGGCAAGCATTGCCGCAGCCTTATGTACTGAATCCAACTGCGCCTGCTCCCGCTCACGGTCACTGGCTGGCTGGTTGGTAAACAGGACAATCGCATCGCGGCGGCTCACCCGTTGAATGTACATCTGCTGAAGAAGCGCATTCAAACGGTCAGTGAGCATTTTGAGGGTTGCCTCTAACTCAACCGCCTCTTTGTCCTTGGCAACTATCTGTTGCTCCGCATTTGCAATACTACTGGCGGTCTCATTAATGCTCGATTGGAGACTACTAATTTGACCCTCAGCTTGCTGGATGCGGGCGGCGGCGCGTTCTGCAACAGATTTCTGCTGCAAAGCGTCATGTTCGGCTTGTCGCGCTTGTCGCTCTAACTCCGCCTTACGACGATTAAGCTCATCGAGTGAGGCAGCGTACGCACGGGGCGTTGTGAGTGAGGCAAATGGCAATCCACCCACGAGTGTTGCCATAAGCATGACAAGTACTGCGAGACGGACTACGTTTTGACAGGCGGATACCAACTTTTGTGGGATTTGCATGTGCAGAGAACACTATACGGTCACCGGCTGTTTTTTTCAAGGATATAGAGCCGCCCCAGCAATTCACCCCCATCGGTTTTTGGCTCACAGAGAACAATAATTCTCAAACTAAAGTTGACCCGTCTTCATTGATTACGTGCACCTCACCCTCAGGCATTGTATGAAGATGATCATGCTCGCTTGTAGGCGGCGCTACCGTGCCAGGCTCTGGGTTTTCTACCGCCGTAGATTCCTGGCCTAAGTCCTTAACTTCCTCCTCGCTCATAAATGCACCATCAGTTTTCAGGCTCATTTCCTCGCCTTTTGTGTGCTCATCCATAGGAGAATAAAGTTACAAGTAAGTACTTAGGTTGTACTCCTCGGCGCCACTCCCGTCAAAGCTCCTTCCCTTTTCTCATACTTTTTGCTATTGTCCGACTACGCAAATGAGGAGGACTATTAATGTTTCGTTTCAATCCCCCACGCGACCCCTCAGAGGAAAAGCGCGTACATTTCGAAAACCGCATCCAACCTTTTCTCACTCCTCGCAAGTTTGAGATAGTCATGACTGCCTATGTCTTCTCCAAGTACGGCCATGAAGGCCAGTTCCGGGACGGCGGCGAGCGCTACTTCAATCATCCACGTGCTGTAGCCCTCATTCTCATTGAGGAGCTAAACCTGATCATTGTAGAGATGCTCGTTGAGGCTCTCCTGCACGACGTGCGAGAGGATGCCTACCTGCTTTCTCCGCATCGTATCTTCGTAAACTTTGGGGAGAAGGTCATGATTGCCATCAACCTCCTTACCAAGGACAAGAACAACGATCAGCCTTACCTGGAACGCCTTGTTCAAAAGGGCGACTGGCAGGTGCTCTGCGTCAAATGCGCCGACCGGCTGCATAACTTACGCACCCTCGGCGGCTGCTCTGAGGAAAAGCAAAGGAAGCAGGTACAGGAGACGCGTGAAAAGTACCCACCCGTACTTGAACGGCTCGAAGAGCTCCTGCCCCGCTCCAAGAAGTACGTAGCCGCGTACCTGAGCGAGCAAATCTTTGGACTCTGCGACGAGTACGAAAAGAGCTGGGCCGCGTAGCAACCCCATACCCCGGAACGCCGGGGTATTTTTTATACAAAAAAAGAAGCCCCGGAGGGCTTCTTTTCATTCTTAACGGCTGCGTGAGAAGCGGCTTGGCGCAGAGCGCTGACCACCTCCACCTGTACCGCCACTACGACGGGGTCCACTTGGACGGCCTGCCGATGGGCGGCTTGGGCCAGAGCTGTAAGCACGGCGGGCATAGCCACCATTGCCACCACCCTGGTACCCACCGCCACCGCCTACCGAACGCTCGAAGCGTGGTGCAGACATGGCTGTTGCATCAGAGTATTCGGATACGGCAATCGAACGGCGCATAAGGCGCTCAATAGACTGCACATCACGAGCCTGATCACGAGTGGCAAGGGAAATAGCCTTACCAAGCTTGCCAGCACGACCAGTACGACCAATACGGTGTACGTAGTCTTCGGCAGCATCAGGAAGGTCATAGTTCACCACAAGGGCAATGTCGTTTACATCGATACCGCGGGCAGCAACGTCTGTTGCAATGAGTACGCGGTACTGGCCACGACGAAACCCTTCCAAGGCGTGACGACGCTGGGCAAGGGAGCGGTTAGAGTGAATCTCTACCGCTGTATGACCCAGGTCACGCACGCGCTCAGTAAGCTTACGTGCACCATGTTTGGTACGGGAGAATACAAGAACCAGTCCCTCGTGATCCTGTAACAAGGTGTGAAGGAGGTTTGTTTTCTCTTCTGGACGAACGTAGGCCATTTCCTGACGGATTTGTGC
The window above is part of the Verrucomicrobiia bacterium genome. Proteins encoded here:
- a CDS encoding GlsB/YeaQ/YmgE family stress response membrane protein, coding for MINFILWLLFGALAGWIASLIMKTDAEQGALANIIVGIVGAFIGGFIMRAFGGPDVDGFNLMSLIVAVLGAVILLMIVKAFRGGRSTTV
- a CDS encoding YggT family protein → MANYVRQVQQHDQIHGGTRVHTMSVSERSPDHGVDKAQMVIYYIVSAITGLLLLRFVLSLLGANRTNAFADFIYSLTAPLVGPFQGLFGYDTTYGVSRFETETVVAIIVDALIGWGISALLNLARRDVHELDIDG
- a CDS encoding PRC-barrel domain-containing protein; translation: MKYASKIIGQPVVSYDTGERFQDVNDLIYDDQRNVVLALLVDEGGWFGQAKVVRFEDLKSIGDDAIIVPSQSVVIQADSDPVVSEAVNKKHAVKGKQILTEEGKDLGKIADLCIEEVSGRVEGYLVTGGIFADVYKGQPFVPAPEVIKVGDDVLFVPNETEQLVREQNGGIKGAAQEAGDKAAELKDSVAEKGQSLAATVKEKAEEGRQSLTGTYENAKESVTSPETKEKVGEAKDALGTMWDQVKEKAGELKDQAESKVEEGKIKAALGKPTNRVIFDTHDEVILNTGDLITNEAVDRARQAGVLDVLLSSVYDKEPDLKQEDLRVQQPSE
- a CDS encoding replication-associated recombination protein A, whose amino-acid sequence is MTRKKTEQNSSLPLYETSVQPLASTLRPQSLDEVVGQQHLIGPGKPLRVALEQRRPMSFVLWGPPGVGKTTLARIYAKSLHAKLHELSAVSAGKDDVRKVIEAARLSDRPTVLFLDEIHRFNKAQQDFLLPYVENGTLILIGATTENPSFEIIGALLSRCRVFVLDPLTTEDMQELIKRTGMAVDKQTTTWLSQLTSGDARQLIGLMEAAHSLYGKVTKETVTQAGQVKLRYDKKGDEHYNTISAFIKSMRAGNANAAVYYLARMLEAGEDPKFIARRMIIFASEDVGIAQPTALVVANEVFRAVEVIGLPEAAINLSHGVVYLALAKKDRRAYDALRAAQKTVRATGAIPVPLKLRNAPTKLMESLGYGEGYEMYGDEDFLPEEIKTEQFWGEEKP
- a CDS encoding peptidoglycan DD-metalloendopeptidase family protein, whose translation is MQIPQKLVSACQNVVRLAVLVMLMATLVGGLPFASLTTPRAYAASLDELNRRKAELERQARQAEHDALQQKSVAERAAARIQQAEGQISSLQSSINETASSIANAEQQIVAKDKEAVELEATLKMLTDRLNALLQQMYIQRVSRRDAIVLFTNQPASDREREQAQLDSVHKAAAMLAAKTKETQIAVAAARSELARHKEELIGYQNQQAEQVRGLAVVQDQQAQLKENAESAEEALEAKARQARAEQNKVEQQISAELAAIIAARARAAAAAKKSGTAATLGAQSAGLRVKRGTLVGHEGSTGNSTGPHVHFEARRNNVAVNPLPYVQNGTLSWPLKSFVITQYFGETANSTMYGGASHMGMDIAAAYGAPVYAPADGTVILNKYYGGYGYAWAEELDSGLVVLLGHMTGK
- a CDS encoding HD domain-containing protein, translating into MFRFNPPRDPSEEKRVHFENRIQPFLTPRKFEIVMTAYVFSKYGHEGQFRDGGERYFNHPRAVALILIEELNLIIVEMLVEALLHDVREDAYLLSPHRIFVNFGEKVMIAINLLTKDKNNDQPYLERLVQKGDWQVLCVKCADRLHNLRTLGGCSEEKQRKQVQETREKYPPVLERLEELLPRSKKYVAAYLSEQIFGLCDEYEKSWAA
- a CDS encoding C-terminal helicase domain-containing protein yields the protein AQIRQEMAYVRPEEKTNLLHTLLQDHEGLVLVFSRTKHGARKLTERVRDLGHTAVEIHSNRSLAQRRHALEGFRRGQYRVLIATDVAARGIDVNDIALVVNYDLPDAAEDYVHRIGRTGRAGKLGKAISLATRDQARDVQSIERLMRRSIAVSEYSDATAMSAPRFERSVGGGGGYQGGGNGGYARRAYSSGPSRPSAGRPSGPRRSGGTGGGGQRSAPSRFSRSR